A region of Candidatus Roizmanbacteria bacterium DNA encodes the following proteins:
- a CDS encoding NTP transferase domain-containing protein, whose amino-acid sequence MRRSRITITLETNLLKKIDRLIDKKQIRNRSHAIEYIITQYTQSTVHKAIILAGGRGTQLRPYTYEIPKPMLPVSGKPILEHLINQLRENGITDIIIAISYLGEQIKKYFGTGEKFGVSISYSEEEENLLTGGALNKLKDLVGQDTFLVIHGDILTDFSFSDFIQFHKRQNTVATVALTTSSEPTDFGQIKLHGTHLTNFYSHTEQPGMQSHLINTGIYAFEPSIFNEFPKKEKFALEDVITGLINQQEVSGFVFEGSWYDVGNPENYEKAIKEYKRK is encoded by the coding sequence ATGAGACGCTCCCGAATAACCATAACCCTTGAAACAAACCTTCTTAAGAAAATCGATCGACTGATAGACAAGAAACAAATTCGGAATCGTTCACACGCTATTGAATATATTATTACACAGTATACTCAATCCACGGTTCATAAAGCAATCATATTGGCCGGAGGTCGCGGTACACAACTCCGTCCGTATACTTACGAAATTCCGAAACCAATGCTTCCCGTTTCCGGAAAACCAATTTTGGAGCATCTCATCAATCAGTTACGGGAGAACGGTATTACTGACATTATCATTGCCATCTCGTATCTCGGTGAACAAATAAAGAAATACTTCGGAACAGGAGAAAAATTCGGTGTTTCTATTTCCTATTCGGAAGAAGAAGAAAATTTATTGACTGGAGGCGCTTTGAACAAACTTAAAGACCTGGTGGGACAGGATACCTTTCTGGTAATACACGGCGATATCCTGACGGATTTTTCGTTTTCTGACTTTATCCAGTTCCACAAAAGACAAAATACCGTTGCAACTGTTGCCCTTACTACCAGTTCTGAACCGACAGACTTCGGTCAAATTAAACTTCACGGAACTCATCTCACCAATTTTTATTCACATACTGAGCAGCCCGGAATGCAAAGCCACCTTATCAATACGGGAATATATGCGTTTGAACCGTCAATCTTCAATGAGTTTCCGAAGAAAGAAAAATTCGCTCTTGAAGACGTAATTACGGGTCTTATCAATCAGCAGGAAGTCAGCGGATTCGTATTTGAGGGCAGCTGGTACGATGTAGGTAATCCCGAAAACTACGAAAAGGCAATAAAAGAGTATAAAAGAAAGTAA
- a CDS encoding AAA family ATPase: MAGIFDFIKKQTPNANTSDTTSVTDANPTMNTSNQPKVVAQQTDAPMPSGQQSYNGIGNPSNGQSYNGIGNPAHGDSYNGIGNPSHGQSYNGIGNPPNGQSYNGIGTPPPKAVNQAEPATVPAAAEMKKAEMADVKAADMPPAPPKMNDTTGTPVPAEETKMDAEMKKEQNTLQKPDDMAKEKTETSTESTLSADTQKPETTSNPAANQDGQKAIDGSVQPSAAKNVLDSTLSGKKRNDLDIMTHLTQRSNAVFVEANKKAKELKNIYMDSEHLLHGLLTDGEIYKILIDLKIQPQIVEQELVKIYKKEESQNPPQLSPRVKQIVEKSLVVARKLGYEFISPEHLLLALYEEGEGVGARILVKLGVTKEDINKRITGKKGGVFSAEATKDDKKQKQKSALQMYCIDLTQKAADGELDPVVERAPVIERVVHILSRRIKNNPALIGEPGVGKTAVVEGLAQRIVEKQVPESLLNKKILQLDLASVVAGASHRGEFEERMKSVVDELKASKGEAIMFIDEMHTMMGAGSGEGALDASNFIKPALARGEVQFIGATTITEYRKYIEKDPALERRFQTVLVPEPTEEAAIKMLKATKSKYEAFHKVKISDEVIELAVKLSKRYIGDRFLPDKAFDLMDEASAAVRLPLISLPEEIHSIETRVAQLNQELAEDERRGEKVKARILRSKIDDVQAKLKVKQDEYNMKKAQTTTAVSPEIIKDIVATRTGIPISKIGTSEKDKLSNLEDIIHKRMIDQERAVASVAQAVRRGRAGLKSNNRPIGSFVFLGPTGVGKTELAKTLAEVLFDEEEAVTRFDMTEYMERHEVAKLLGPPPGYVGFEDGGKLTEAVRRKPYSLVLFDEIEKAHPDIFNILLQILDDARLTDNKGRTISFKNTVVICTSNIGTPLIQKELLKSGKSEVAEPTLISTYAFTPRGRELMTIGNKYFERDNGTTANSLDMTNGQQQKPEEKKEDQKAEMSWADHKLTEYFAGQKIDGKMPTQKPEALQQPEPEKPEEENTVEGKEQPVKEQAKPAEEKPKITSFPTFGYDTHAISPKGVEMISTGDIIYSRTATTSKVWNVTNLIDYFNDNVVINALPDAPDEQLPTVRLKTHAFSPDEMEIVSYKDRFWRRKAGSTDWQTGLLKEYFEGQTVKDDNFPATHWDIHTFTPTGKEIVIVGNDIWHRDQKATEWKMQPLDEYFGKNFPLEKEAQEKEKVEEQTDVKKYQVIKDKVMNELLKFFRPELVNRFDEVIVFEPLKYKHMLQIVDLQLKALAKLLEEQEIGFSVTDAAKKAIVREGFDPVFGARPLRRAIQKLVENPISELIIAQKVKAGDTLIVDFDGDEFIFNVEKIELKEVKDEDVQDGQKMRHAKFFCEKCANKFETDVIPTATTICSKCASIEVQEVKDEVPQEKSEAVAEKKPENKAMDVPPAPPKKEQTNGKMNGLEPIKPQIVDSAPGAEVPPQQSSASDQTADGTAKQQTA; encoded by the coding sequence ATGGCCGGTATATTTGATTTTATAAAGAAACAAACCCCAAATGCAAATACAAGTGACACAACGTCAGTTACTGACGCGAATCCTACTATGAATACATCAAATCAACCGAAGGTTGTTGCACAACAAACTGATGCGCCGATGCCAAGCGGCCAGCAATCATACAATGGTATCGGTAATCCCTCAAACGGACAGTCTTATAACGGTATCGGAAACCCTGCACACGGCGATTCCTACAATGGAATAGGTAACCCTTCCCACGGTCAATCATATAACGGAATCGGTAATCCTCCTAACGGTCAGTCTTATAACGGTATCGGAACCCCTCCACCGAAAGCGGTGAATCAGGCAGAACCGGCCACAGTACCAGCCGCAGCTGAAATGAAAAAAGCGGAGATGGCAGATGTAAAAGCCGCTGATATGCCGCCGGCGCCGCCGAAAATGAATGATACAACGGGAACACCTGTTCCTGCAGAAGAGACAAAGATGGATGCTGAAATGAAAAAAGAACAGAATACATTACAGAAACCTGATGATATGGCAAAGGAAAAGACTGAAACGTCTACTGAAAGTACACTCTCAGCAGATACTCAGAAACCTGAAACTACATCAAATCCCGCAGCAAATCAGGACGGTCAGAAGGCTATTGACGGCTCCGTTCAGCCGTCTGCCGCGAAAAATGTTTTGGACTCCACGTTGAGCGGCAAGAAAAGAAATGATTTAGATATCATGACCCATTTGACTCAGCGTTCAAACGCTGTGTTTGTCGAAGCAAACAAAAAAGCAAAAGAACTAAAAAATATCTACATGGATAGTGAACATCTCCTCCATGGACTTTTGACAGACGGTGAGATCTATAAAATCCTTATTGATTTGAAAATTCAGCCGCAGATTGTAGAACAGGAGCTCGTGAAAATATATAAAAAAGAAGAAAGTCAGAACCCTCCGCAACTGTCTCCTCGCGTGAAGCAAATAGTTGAAAAATCCCTTGTTGTCGCGCGAAAACTCGGTTATGAATTTATTTCCCCCGAACATCTTCTTCTTGCTTTGTATGAAGAAGGTGAAGGCGTAGGCGCCCGTATACTGGTCAAACTCGGAGTCACGAAAGAAGATATCAACAAAAGAATAACCGGAAAGAAAGGCGGAGTATTCTCAGCAGAGGCAACAAAAGACGATAAAAAGCAAAAGCAGAAATCTGCGTTGCAGATGTATTGTATTGATTTGACACAAAAAGCTGCTGACGGTGAGCTGGATCCTGTTGTCGAGAGAGCACCTGTTATTGAGAGAGTGGTACACATTCTTTCACGCAGAATCAAAAACAATCCGGCACTTATCGGTGAACCGGGAGTAGGAAAAACTGCAGTCGTGGAAGGACTTGCACAACGGATAGTTGAAAAGCAGGTTCCTGAAAGCCTTCTCAATAAAAAGATCCTCCAGCTTGACTTAGCGAGTGTGGTCGCCGGAGCATCTCATCGGGGAGAATTTGAAGAACGTATGAAAAGCGTTGTTGATGAACTGAAAGCGAGTAAAGGTGAAGCTATCATGTTCATAGATGAAATGCATACAATGATGGGAGCTGGAAGCGGTGAGGGTGCCTTGGATGCATCCAATTTCATAAAACCGGCTCTGGCCAGAGGTGAGGTGCAGTTTATCGGAGCAACAACAATTACCGAATACAGAAAATATATTGAAAAGGATCCGGCACTTGAAAGAAGGTTCCAGACAGTTCTTGTTCCTGAACCGACAGAAGAGGCTGCCATCAAGATGCTGAAGGCTACAAAAAGTAAATATGAAGCATTCCACAAAGTAAAAATTTCAGATGAAGTTATCGAGCTGGCGGTAAAACTTTCAAAAAGGTACATCGGAGACAGGTTCCTTCCAGACAAGGCATTTGATTTGATGGATGAAGCATCTGCAGCAGTCCGTCTGCCGCTCATTTCTCTTCCTGAAGAAATCCATTCAATAGAAACCCGCGTAGCTCAACTCAATCAGGAGCTTGCGGAAGATGAAAGAAGAGGCGAAAAGGTCAAGGCCCGCATTCTCCGCTCAAAAATTGATGATGTACAGGCCAAGCTGAAAGTCAAACAGGATGAATACAATATGAAGAAAGCACAGACCACCACGGCTGTTTCTCCTGAAATAATTAAAGACATTGTTGCCACAAGAACCGGTATCCCGATATCCAAGATCGGTACTTCTGAGAAGGACAAATTATCAAACCTCGAAGACATCATTCACAAAAGAATGATTGATCAGGAACGTGCGGTGGCATCCGTCGCCCAAGCCGTGAGACGCGGACGGGCAGGTTTGAAATCGAACAATCGTCCGATCGGTAGTTTCGTATTCTTGGGACCGACCGGTGTGGGAAAAACGGAACTTGCCAAGACACTTGCGGAAGTACTTTTTGATGAAGAAGAAGCCGTAACCCGATTTGATATGACCGAATATATGGAGCGTCATGAAGTGGCAAAGCTTCTCGGGCCGCCTCCCGGTTATGTCGGATTTGAAGACGGAGGAAAACTGACAGAGGCCGTTCGCCGAAAGCCGTATTCACTCGTTCTTTTTGACGAAATTGAAAAAGCACATCCTGACATTTTCAACATTCTGCTGCAGATTCTTGATGATGCCCGTTTGACAGACAACAAAGGACGAACTATTTCGTTCAAGAATACCGTCGTGATCTGTACGTCAAACATCGGAACTCCTCTCATTCAAAAGGAACTGTTGAAGAGCGGAAAGTCGGAAGTTGCAGAACCGACCCTCATTTCGACGTATGCTTTTACGCCGAGAGGTCGTGAACTTATGACGATCGGGAATAAGTATTTTGAAAGAGACAACGGCACAACCGCAAACAGTCTGGATATGACAAACGGTCAGCAACAGAAGCCTGAAGAAAAAAAAGAAGATCAGAAAGCCGAAATGTCCTGGGCAGATCATAAATTGACTGAGTATTTTGCAGGACAGAAAATTGACGGCAAAATGCCGACGCAAAAACCTGAAGCATTGCAACAACCGGAGCCTGAAAAGCCTGAAGAAGAGAATACTGTTGAAGGCAAAGAGCAGCCCGTAAAGGAGCAGGCAAAACCGGCAGAAGAAAAACCGAAAATCACGTCTTTCCCGACATTCGGATATGACACTCATGCCATCTCACCAAAAGGAGTGGAAATGATCTCAACGGGCGATATCATATATTCCCGTACCGCAACCACTTCGAAAGTATGGAATGTCACAAATCTGATTGATTATTTCAATGACAATGTAGTCATTAATGCCTTGCCTGATGCTCCGGATGAACAGTTGCCGACGGTGCGTCTGAAGACTCATGCCTTCAGTCCTGATGAGATGGAAATTGTGTCATACAAAGATCGTTTTTGGAGAAGAAAAGCAGGGAGTACTGACTGGCAGACGGGTCTTTTGAAAGAGTATTTCGAGGGACAGACGGTAAAAGATGACAATTTTCCCGCAACCCATTGGGATATCCATACGTTTACACCGACAGGAAAAGAGATTGTTATCGTGGGTAATGATATATGGCATCGTGACCAGAAAGCAACGGAATGGAAAATGCAACCATTGGATGAGTATTTCGGCAAGAACTTCCCGCTTGAGAAGGAAGCACAGGAAAAAGAAAAGGTAGAAGAACAGACCGATGTGAAGAAGTATCAGGTGATTAAGGACAAGGTTATGAACGAACTCCTGAAGTTCTTCCGCCCTGAGCTTGTCAACCGTTTTGACGAAGTCATCGTATTTGAGCCGCTGAAATACAAGCATATGCTTCAGATCGTTGATCTTCAGCTGAAAGCTTTGGCAAAGCTCCTCGAAGAGCAGGAGATTGGTTTCTCAGTCACGGATGCAGCAAAGAAAGCAATCGTACGCGAAGGATTTGATCCTGTATTCGGTGCACGACCATTAAGACGCGCCATTCAGAAACTGGTTGAAAATCCGATTTCTGAGCTTATTATTGCTCAAAAAGTGAAAGCCGGTGATACTCTTATTGTAGACTTTGACGGTGATGAATTTATTTTCAATGTTGAAAAAATTGAGCTGAAAGAAGTCAAAGATGAAGATGTCCAGGACGGTCAGAAGATGAGACATGCCAAGTTTTTCTGTGAAAAATGTGCCAATAAGTTTGAAACAGACGTCATTCCGACTGCCACAACAATATGTTCCAAGTGTGCCTCAATAGAAGTCCAGGAAGTGAAGGATGAAGTACCTCAGGAAAAATCTGAAGCTGTTGCCGAAAAGAAACCAGAGAACAAGGCGATGGATGTACCTCCCGCACCGCCCAAAAAAGAGCAGACAAACGGGAAAATGAACGGGCTCGAACCGATCAAACCACAAATTGTTGACAGTGCGCCAGGAGCTGAGGTACCGCCGCAGCAGAGTTCCGCTTCCGATCAGACAGCTGATGGTACTGCAAAACAGCAGACGGCATAA
- a CDS encoding CHAP domain-containing protein, with protein sequence MKKISILLLLLFLLFMSSATYSRASNEESSAEKVKKPARNLFYFFKDIGNNSSPDTGAPDPTLPPDASPAPTYGPPPAPIYDTQLANLMEAIKQKAHSNCTMFGTGIVATQNSYCVQPIANVSGIQNGQSVVNDMKYSADNYYYLQCVGCAVAMAKANGKPYLGWGNAKQHADQSVLGYTYVPYTSASSAYSVKPGSLFILTGGTYGHIGMVSEIIYDENNRPHSFRGFECNYQANGYVSHEKTWAFDQIAGFQVPN encoded by the coding sequence ATGAAGAAAATATCAATACTATTACTCTTACTTTTTTTGCTTTTTATGAGCTCGGCGACTTATTCGAGAGCCTCAAATGAGGAAAGCTCTGCAGAAAAGGTAAAAAAGCCTGCAAGGAATCTTTTTTACTTTTTTAAAGACATCGGTAATAATTCTTCTCCAGATACGGGTGCCCCTGATCCAACCTTACCACCAGACGCTTCACCTGCGCCTACTTATGGCCCTCCTCCCGCCCCGATTTATGATACACAACTTGCTAACCTTATGGAAGCAATCAAACAGAAGGCTCACAGTAACTGTACTATGTTCGGGACCGGAATAGTAGCGACACAAAACAGTTACTGCGTCCAGCCTATCGCAAATGTCTCAGGGATCCAAAACGGTCAATCTGTTGTCAACGATATGAAATACTCTGCCGATAATTACTACTATCTGCAATGTGTAGGTTGCGCCGTCGCCATGGCAAAAGCAAACGGGAAACCGTACCTCGGATGGGGTAATGCAAAACAGCATGCGGATCAATCTGTCTTGGGATACACATATGTGCCTTACACTTCAGCTTCTTCGGCATATTCAGTCAAACCGGGCTCTTTGTTTATTCTGACAGGCGGGACATACGGACATATCGGAATGGTGTCTGAAATTATTTATGACGAGAATAATAGACCTCATTCATTCCGAGGCTTTGAATGTAATTACCAGGCGAATGGGTATGTCAGCCACGAAAAAACCTGGGCATTTGATCAGATAGCCGGTTTTCAGGTACCAAACTAA
- a CDS encoding Ig-like domain-containing protein has product MKQKKLIIILAVAVIILLITLFFLNMRRNAGTDVKEEIDTLPTGIIVPTNTIENNELDIVSVSPSDRAQTVSVNTSIRITFSRKPKEEEIDFFMGPDAIYSQEIKDNVLIITPWKPLAEGTLYTYSINFPQDNQKVRLYRFVTEGTLSEILPDTRSNDLIEEVEEKERVNHPDIYITNRTPFEDSTFSIRSDFEPKTPAHYYFIVTSKINDRSTVEQAVNAWLQLQGLTEQQINGLDVRYQ; this is encoded by the coding sequence ATGAAACAAAAAAAATTAATTATTATTCTTGCAGTTGCCGTAATAATACTTCTAATAACTTTATTTTTTCTTAACATGAGAAGAAATGCGGGAACAGACGTCAAAGAGGAAATTGATACCCTTCCTACGGGAATTATTGTTCCTACCAACACTATAGAAAATAATGAACTGGATATCGTATCCGTTTCACCATCAGACAGAGCACAAACTGTCAGTGTAAATACCTCAATCCGCATTACATTTTCCCGAAAACCCAAAGAAGAAGAAATTGATTTTTTCATGGGTCCAGACGCAATCTACTCTCAGGAAATCAAAGATAATGTATTGATTATCACACCCTGGAAACCGCTCGCCGAAGGTACATTGTACACATATAGTATCAATTTCCCACAGGATAACCAAAAAGTCCGTCTGTATCGATTTGTAACTGAAGGGACACTGAGCGAAATTCTTCCTGATACGCGATCAAATGACCTCATAGAAGAAGTTGAAGAAAAAGAACGGGTTAATCATCCTGACATATATATTACTAATAGAACACCTTTCGAAGACAGTACATTTTCAATCAGATCTGATTTTGAACCCAAAACCCCTGCTCACTATTATTTTATCGTTACATCAAAAATCAATGACCGAAGTACTGTCGAGCAGGCTGTTAATGCTTGGCTGCAGCTTCAGGGCCTTACCGAACAACAAATTAACGGCCTGGATGTCCGTTATCAGTAA
- a CDS encoding N-acetylmuramoyl-L-alanine amidase: MKKIIIFFLSLLAVVQSVRAEIPMIDRGDGYAVYPTSSSKKSVEKIKEVPRNLFNFWDFNEDNNPDEIQPIPTQQPSFISGTPVPSPVPTAAQTNPTLPPAQTTAGCPDANTRIHISGTRYRHLNRYLPCDRPRMLVIHWSAGWSSAQATFDVLNNRDRSCQFAVDDHEVIQMLNLYPNAVERGWCAGGDANTGSINFEITGAWFDEVLLQSGSEKNRQLMIMTDKTVDIACRMIQMYSIPKTAIYGHYQLQSGKSDPGVSYLQFFKQKVNERC, from the coding sequence ATGAAAAAAATTATTATCTTCTTCCTATCCCTGCTTGCTGTCGTTCAATCCGTTCGTGCCGAAATACCGATGATTGACCGGGGCGACGGGTATGCAGTTTATCCAACTTCTTCAAGCAAAAAAAGTGTTGAAAAAATTAAAGAAGTACCTCGTAATTTATTTAATTTTTGGGATTTTAACGAGGATAATAATCCGGATGAAATTCAACCCATCCCGACTCAGCAGCCATCCTTCATATCTGGGACACCTGTACCGTCTCCAGTACCGACAGCAGCGCAGACAAACCCCACTCTTCCTCCTGCTCAAACTACAGCCGGCTGTCCGGATGCAAATACCAGAATTCATATTTCAGGTACGCGTTATCGACATCTCAATAGATATCTTCCCTGCGACCGGCCGCGCATGCTAGTGATCCATTGGTCTGCCGGTTGGTCATCGGCACAGGCAACATTTGACGTGCTTAATAATCGCGACCGTTCATGTCAGTTTGCAGTTGATGACCATGAAGTGATACAAATGCTGAACCTTTATCCTAACGCCGTCGAGCGGGGATGGTGCGCTGGTGGAGATGCCAATACGGGATCTATCAACTTTGAGATCACCGGTGCATGGTTTGATGAAGTACTGCTGCAATCAGGTTCGGAAAAAAACAGACAGCTTATGATCATGACGGACAAGACCGTAGATATCGCCTGCAGAATGATACAAATGTACAGTATACCGAAAACGGCAATTTACGGACATTATCAACTTCAATCAGGAAAATCTGACCCGGGAGTATCCTATTTACAATTTTTTAAGCAAAAAGTAAACGAGCGATGTTAA